The proteins below come from a single Candidatus Omnitrophota bacterium genomic window:
- a CDS encoding SGNH/GDSL hydrolase family protein, which translates to MIKKILSFYLWASYIVGSVIFIFLIFILLMNLFIKPYNYFQSGKAKIIKIFQDNNLEQDNSIKQQLLRVYPGKGIGEIKDILKDSEGYPIEPTREYQASYRSRYVNVSKEGYRIIANQRGYSQDKKQKNIFIFGGSTTWGYRLPDNETIASYVQDGLNKKDKGFLYNVFNYAICSGYSKYEKRYLERLIMHGRTPDYVIFIDGLNDFCRVALRWPEESNKRLLTYEKIFKKYVFEPYIFWKGELSKLLGVNHKIGNHLLQYDEKSIEQASKELIFNWRAIKGICNQYDIKCIFVLQPIPVYDYPLEKNLFLDKAALKEERAYYMAASKGYRLLLQADILNSFKYLDLHKLQIKGYEYLDSCHYTADFSKRIAEYLVEEILRDKIRASDKINE; encoded by the coding sequence ATGATAAAGAAAATATTAAGTTTTTATTTATGGGCTTCTTATATTGTAGGATCAGTAATTTTTATCTTCCTGATTTTTATTTTACTTATGAATTTATTTATTAAACCTTATAATTATTTTCAATCTGGAAAAGCAAAAATAATAAAAATATTTCAGGATAATAATTTAGAGCAGGATAATAGTATCAAGCAACAATTATTAAGAGTTTATCCAGGAAAAGGCATCGGTGAAATTAAGGATATCCTGAAAGATTCAGAGGGATACCCCATAGAACCGACAAGAGAATACCAGGCATCTTATCGTTCAAGGTATGTTAATGTTTCAAAAGAAGGATACAGGATAATCGCAAATCAAAGAGGATATTCACAAGATAAGAAGCAGAAAAATATATTTATTTTTGGGGGTTCTACAACTTGGGGATATAGGCTTCCCGATAATGAAACTATCGCCTCATATGTCCAAGACGGGCTTAATAAAAAAGATAAAGGATTTTTATATAATGTTTTTAATTACGCTATCTGTTCTGGTTATTCTAAATATGAAAAGAGGTATCTTGAGAGACTCATTATGCATGGCAGAACTCCAGATTACGTAATTTTTATTGATGGGTTGAATGATTTTTGTCGAGTTGCGCTAAGGTGGCCCGAGGAAAGCAATAAAAGATTATTAACTTATGAAAAAATATTTAAAAAATATGTATTTGAGCCGTATATTTTCTGGAAAGGTGAATTATCAAAATTATTAGGAGTTAATCATAAAATCGGTAATCATTTATTACAATACGATGAGAAATCAATAGAACAGGCTAGTAAGGAATTGATATTTAACTGGAGAGCCATTAAAGGAATATGTAATCAGTACGATATTAAATGCATATTTGTACTTCAACCGATTCCTGTATACGATTATCCGCTAGAGAAAAACTTATTTTTAGACAAGGCGGCCCTAAAAGAAGAAAGGGCGTATTATATGGCTGCTAGTAAAGGTTATCGATTATTGTTACAAGCAGATATATTGAATTCTTTCAAATATCTAGATTTACATAAACTGCAAATTAAAGGCTATGAATACTTAGATTCATGCCATTATACCGCTGATTTTAGTAAACGTATTGCAGAGTATTTAGTCGAGGAAATACTAAGGGATAAAATAAGGGCTTCCGATAAGATTAACGAGTGA
- the rfbC gene encoding dTDP-4-dehydrorhamnose 3,5-epimerase — translation MLIKEKEIKGVFEIELEPQKDRRGFFMRTYDEKVFKKYGLQRKWVQENHSYSKKKGTIRGLHFQFPPYSETKLIRVVQGKVFKVFVDLRKKSSTFGEWEGIILSADNKKMLYVPRGFALGMCSLTNRCVVLYKMDNYHNPESQGIIKWNDLDLDIDWPLNRNHIISERDTAAKSFKEFIKTYGSISL, via the coding sequence ATGTTGATAAAAGAAAAAGAAATCAAGGGAGTGTTTGAAATTGAACTAGAACCTCAAAAAGACCGGCGGGGGTTCTTTATGAGGACATATGATGAAAAGGTGTTTAAGAAATATGGGTTACAACGAAAGTGGGTTCAGGAAAATCATTCTTATTCTAAGAAAAAAGGTACGATAAGAGGACTGCATTTTCAATTTCCTCCGTATTCAGAGACCAAGCTTATTCGAGTTGTGCAGGGAAAAGTGTTTAAGGTATTTGTGGATTTAAGAAAAAAATCTTCTACTTTTGGCGAATGGGAAGGCATAATTCTTTCAGCAGATAATAAGAAAATGTTGTATGTTCCGCGGGGCTTTGCTCTCGGGATGTGTTCATTAACTAACCGTTGCGTTGTTTTATATAAAATGGATAATTACCATAATCCTGAAAGCCAAGGTATTATTAAATGGAATGATCTGGATTTAGATATCGATTGGCCTTTAAATAGAAACCATATTATATCCGAAAGAGACACAGCTGCAAAGAGTTTTAAAGAATTTATTAAAACCTATGGATCAATAAGTCTCTAA
- a CDS encoding cobalamin-dependent protein (Presence of a B(12) (cobalamin)-binding domain implies dependence on cobalamin itself, in one of its several forms, or in some unusual lineages, dependence on a cobalamin-like analog.), translating into MKILLVVSPNFSIKILEEEIDKIKKGYCDFTKSVDWRPAAPLGILYLAGALREAGHKVQIYDLHREFYKCRGENYFKKNDLSNFFKDYFDTVLKSNEIDILGISGLFNVSSSTVEKMCIRCKQIYPYTKIILGGSYPTIMYRDILKAGICDYIILGEAEKELVWLLNVIKAHTVDQKVANNPHIVDLICLDKPNKKAAIIEDLDSLPMPAWDLLPQVDDYTGNSIDAERVGSLTNKKSARSASIFTTRGCPMSCTFCAAHGTHGKRIRAHSIGYIINHIDWLVDKYDINNLLIQDDMFNFSTNRTIQFCKTLFEKYRDRFNLEFPNGLAIWKLDEESIVNLKMAGMKSCTIAIESGNKYIQKHILKKNLDLNLVKEKIGLLKKHGISVRAFYIVGFIGETIEMMRDTVQFAVDLNIDWSEVKIFTPLVGSEMYDLANEKGYLAGDMSDHVYGRSSVMTPDFNPEQVKDIQYDANIRINFINNKFLKEKKYEEAELTFRGLLRNFPNHLFAQWGLWQALKGQRKAREAKGAIKKLCKLADESEDSRVLLEKYHISLSPTSGETLLHK; encoded by the coding sequence ATGAAAATCTTATTGGTTGTATCACCAAATTTTTCAATAAAAATACTCGAAGAGGAGATTGATAAAATCAAGAAAGGTTATTGCGATTTTACTAAAAGCGTAGATTGGAGGCCCGCCGCACCTCTGGGTATATTATATCTTGCAGGTGCATTAAGAGAAGCGGGTCATAAAGTTCAGATATATGATCTTCATAGGGAATTTTACAAATGCAGAGGGGAAAATTATTTTAAAAAAAATGATTTATCAAATTTCTTTAAAGACTATTTTGACACTGTTTTAAAAAGTAACGAGATTGATATTTTAGGAATCAGTGGCTTGTTTAATGTATCCTCGAGCACCGTAGAGAAAATGTGTATTAGGTGTAAACAGATTTATCCTTATACTAAAATTATTTTAGGTGGGAGTTATCCTACAATTATGTATCGCGATATTTTAAAAGCAGGTATCTGCGATTATATTATATTAGGCGAAGCCGAGAAAGAGCTTGTTTGGTTGCTTAATGTAATTAAAGCTCATACCGTAGACCAGAAAGTTGCCAATAACCCTCATATTGTTGATTTAATATGCCTCGATAAACCAAATAAAAAAGCTGCTATTATTGAGGATTTGGATAGTTTACCCATGCCGGCATGGGATTTATTGCCCCAGGTAGATGATTATACTGGTAATTCTATTGATGCCGAGAGAGTAGGTTCTTTAACGAATAAAAAGTCTGCGAGATCGGCCTCAATTTTTACAACTCGCGGTTGCCCTATGAGTTGCACTTTTTGTGCTGCCCACGGTACACATGGGAAAAGAATCCGTGCCCATTCAATAGGATATATAATCAATCATATAGATTGGCTTGTTGATAAGTATGATATAAATAATCTTCTCATTCAAGACGATATGTTTAATTTTTCAACCAACAGGACAATTCAGTTTTGTAAGACACTTTTTGAAAAATATCGCGACCGTTTTAATTTAGAATTTCCAAACGGCCTGGCTATCTGGAAATTAGATGAAGAGTCAATCGTAAATCTAAAAATGGCGGGCATGAAATCATGTACTATAGCTATTGAGAGTGGAAATAAATACATCCAAAAACATATCTTAAAGAAGAATTTAGATCTGAATTTAGTAAAAGAAAAAATCGGGTTATTAAAGAAGCATGGTATTAGCGTTAGAGCATTTTATATTGTGGGGTTTATTGGTGAGACGATAGAGATGATGCGTGATACTGTACAATTTGCTGTTGATTTAAACATCGATTGGTCAGAAGTAAAGATTTTTACACCCTTGGTAGGTAGCGAGATGTACGACTTAGCCAATGAAAAAGGCTACTTAGCAGGAGATATGAGCGACCATGTATATGGCCGTTCTTCAGTTATGACCCCCGATTTTAATCCTGAACAGGTAAAAGATATTCAGTATGATGCTAATATCCGTATAAATTTTATTAATAATAAATTTTTAAAAGAGAAAAAATATGAAGAAGCAGAGCTGACTTTTCGAGGTCTACTCAGAAATTTTCCTAATCATCTGTTTGCTCAATGGGGTTTATGGCAGGCGCTGAAGGGGCAAAGGAAAGCAAGAGAAGCTAAGGGGGCCATTAAAAAGTTATGTAAATTAGCGGATGAGTCGGAAGATTCGCGGGTGTTATTGGAAAAATACCATATTAGTTTATCCCCTACAAGCGGGGAAACCTTATTACACAAATGA
- a CDS encoding DegT/DnrJ/EryC1/StrS aminotransferase family protein produces the protein MKIRLVKPYVGRQELQNIKDIFKRAWLGNGPKVAEFEIAWSKYLGCRASVAVNSGTAALHLALWAYKFPKGKKVFVPAMTFISTANAALYNNLIPLFVDVEEETLQMDLEDMKRKYSDDCVAIIPVHFGGHPVPMDELMPWARSRNLKVISDCAHCAGGQYKGKKLGTWADVNCFSFEEKKCLTTGDGGMVSSDNEELIEKIRGNRQVGMSSGTWQRFKEVQDKDKTDAYHWYYEIKDLGYKYNMNDVAAAIGLAQLKKLDYMNYRRIEIIKQYLEGIKDCSSVKPAFPYDLATPYYDFMVRVNKRDEFIIFMQRKGIATGVHTMPVPLHPLYKNYKVQIPIAMRIWQEYVVLPFFVELTDRQIQYVIDAILEFDKNKR, from the coding sequence ATGAAAATCAGACTGGTAAAACCATACGTTGGCAGACAAGAATTACAGAACATCAAAGATATTTTTAAGAGGGCGTGGTTGGGTAATGGCCCTAAAGTAGCAGAATTTGAAATAGCTTGGAGTAAATACCTTGGCTGCAGGGCTTCTGTTGCCGTAAATTCAGGTACGGCCGCGTTACACTTAGCGCTCTGGGCTTATAAATTTCCCAAAGGTAAAAAAGTGTTTGTTCCCGCTATGACCTTTATTTCGACTGCAAATGCCGCTCTTTATAATAATCTTATACCTCTATTTGTAGATGTTGAAGAAGAGACCCTCCAGATGGACCTTGAAGATATGAAAAGGAAATATAGCGATGATTGTGTAGCGATTATTCCTGTACATTTTGGAGGCCATCCCGTTCCTATGGATGAATTAATGCCTTGGGCCAGAAGTCGCAATCTTAAAGTTATTTCTGACTGCGCACACTGCGCTGGAGGTCAATACAAGGGTAAGAAGCTCGGTACCTGGGCAGATGTAAACTGTTTTAGTTTCGAAGAAAAAAAATGCCTGACTACCGGAGATGGTGGAATGGTTTCTTCGGACAACGAGGAATTGATAGAAAAAATCAGAGGTAATCGTCAGGTCGGTATGAGTTCAGGTACTTGGCAGCGGTTTAAAGAAGTCCAGGATAAGGATAAAACCGATGCCTATCACTGGTATTATGAAATTAAAGACCTTGGATATAAATACAATATGAATGATGTCGCGGCTGCAATTGGTTTGGCGCAGCTAAAGAAGCTGGATTATATGAATTATAGGAGGATAGAGATTATTAAGCAGTATTTAGAAGGCATCAAAGATTGTAGCAGCGTTAAACCAGCCTTTCCGTATGATTTAGCAACCCCCTATTATGACTTTATGGTCCGGGTTAATAAAAGAGACGAATTTATTATTTTTATGCAGCGCAAAGGCATAGCAACGGGTGTTCATACAATGCCAGTACCCCTGCATCCGCTTTATAAGAATTACAAAGTGCAAATCCCTATTGCTATGCGGATATGGCAGGAGTATGTGGTGTTACCTTTCTTTGTTGAGTTAACCGATCGCCAGATACAGTATGTGATAGACGCAATTCTTGAATTTGATAAAAATAAAAGATGA
- a CDS encoding NAD(P)-dependent oxidoreductase, with amino-acid sequence MNILVTGNRGYIGAVLTEMLLGLGYNVTGYDTDYYAGSEICALHQPIKQKKKDIRDVSTEDLDGIDAIIHLAALSNDPLGQLDPYLTEEINFKGTMKLANYAKKAGIKRFVYASSQSMYGISNTDEELDEDKSTKNPLTAYARTKWDAECELKNLNSSDFTVVCMRPSTVFGPSPRFRCDIVFNNLVACAYTTGKIEIKSDGTPWRPVIHVRDASQAFIAGLRAPQHLISGESFNIGIKNGNFTIRQLAEAAQQVVPGSTLVFTGEHGTDARTYKISFKKIFNVLGEYFYPECDLDKGGKELIEFFKKNNFSEQQFRGKACNRLKQMEYLLREKKIDKNLNWLNGSR; translated from the coding sequence ATGAATATCTTGGTAACCGGTAATAGGGGCTATATCGGAGCAGTATTAACAGAAATGCTATTGGGGCTTGGATATAACGTTACCGGATATGATACGGATTATTATGCCGGCTCTGAAATCTGCGCATTGCATCAGCCGATAAAACAGAAAAAAAAGGATATCCGGGATGTAAGCACTGAAGATTTAGATGGGATAGATGCGATAATCCATTTAGCAGCACTTTCTAATGACCCCCTGGGCCAGTTGGATCCGTACCTGACAGAAGAGATAAATTTTAAAGGGACAATGAAATTAGCTAATTACGCAAAAAAAGCAGGCATTAAAAGGTTTGTCTATGCTTCATCTCAGAGTATGTATGGTATCTCTAATACGGATGAAGAGTTAGATGAGGATAAAAGTACGAAGAACCCTTTAACTGCTTATGCCAGAACCAAATGGGATGCCGAATGTGAATTAAAAAATTTGAATTCCAGTGATTTTACGGTAGTTTGCATGCGCCCTTCTACTGTATTTGGCCCTAGCCCCAGGTTTCGTTGCGATATCGTATTCAATAACCTGGTTGCCTGCGCATATACTACGGGTAAAATTGAAATTAAAAGTGACGGGACCCCTTGGCGGCCTGTCATTCACGTAAGGGATGCGTCACAGGCATTCATCGCTGGGTTAAGGGCACCCCAGCATTTAATCTCAGGCGAGTCCTTTAATATCGGGATTAAGAACGGCAACTTTACTATCCGTCAGCTCGCTGAGGCAGCGCAACAGGTTGTTCCCGGTAGTACCCTGGTATTCACCGGTGAGCACGGAACGGATGCGCGAACTTATAAAATAAGTTTTAAGAAAATATTTAATGTCTTAGGCGAATATTTTTATCCAGAATGCGATTTAGATAAAGGAGGCAAGGAGCTCATTGAGTTTTTTAAGAAAAATAATTTTAGCGAGCAGCAATTCAGAGGAAAAGCCTGTAATAGGCTTAAGCAGATGGAATATCTTCTTAGAGAAAAAAAGATAGATAAGAATTTAAACTGGTTAAATGGCTCTAGATAA
- a CDS encoding CmcI family methyltransferase: protein MINWDMLSLRKHVARCENKDEKYLRKAALEWLKASTKNKIDYEVEWFGIPVIQTPADMVLMQELIFKAKPDFVIETGIAHGGGLIFYASLLELLGKGRVIGIDIDFRKHNRKVIEAHPLFKRIKIIQGDSTSDEVMEAIRVFVKKESRAIVCLDSNHHRKHVLKELLLYKQFVNVGSYIVVFDTITSTLVKSGVCGENYRKNGPMEAISDFLKKNRDFIIDKDFNKLYISTSPNGYLKRIK from the coding sequence ATGATTAATTGGGATATGTTGTCTTTAAGAAAACATGTTGCTAGATGTGAGAATAAAGACGAAAAATATCTGCGGAAAGCAGCGTTAGAATGGCTTAAGGCCTCAACTAAAAATAAAATTGATTATGAGGTCGAATGGTTTGGCATACCTGTTATCCAGACTCCCGCTGATATGGTGCTCATGCAGGAATTGATATTTAAAGCGAAACCAGATTTCGTTATCGAAACAGGAATTGCCCATGGCGGCGGATTAATCTTTTATGCATCTTTGCTTGAGCTTTTGGGGAAAGGAAGAGTTATAGGTATTGACATAGATTTTAGAAAACATAATAGAAAAGTTATTGAGGCGCATCCTTTATTTAAGAGAATTAAAATTATTCAAGGAGATTCGACTTCAGATGAGGTGATGGAGGCAATACGGGTATTTGTTAAAAAAGAATCCAGGGCGATAGTGTGTTTGGATTCAAACCATCATAGAAAACACGTATTAAAAGAATTATTATTATACAAACAGTTTGTTAATGTAGGTTCGTATATCGTAGTTTTTGATACTATAACATCCACATTAGTTAAGAGTGGAGTTTGTGGCGAAAATTACAGAAAAAACGGTCCGATGGAAGCCATATCTGATTTTTTAAAGAAAAATAGAGACTTTATCATAGATAAAGACTTTAATAAACTTTATATATCAACAAGCCCTAACGGTTATCTTAAAAGAATAAAATAG
- a CDS encoding class I SAM-dependent methyltransferase has product MALDKEYKRIKNCRICGSKDIVPLLFLGNQPLANSFKKRISDLERRYPLTLVFCPNCSLVQLKETLKKEILFNNYVWVTGISETTQKYAETFYKRTIGLTKAKPEELIVEIASNDGTFLKPFVKGGYRVLGIEPAKNIAGLSKKSGIETLNRYWDHKMAGQIKSNYGEAKVVIARNVIPHVSDLTDVIRSIHRCLAKDGIGIIEFHYAGKILQDLHYDSIYHEHLCYFSIKTMEYLLNKFNLFPFRIDLSPISGGSYVMYFSKNKRKKSLRYNQLVDKEKRLSVNKLKSWQNFADKCKKHRKESRKIIKAFRGKAIVGFGASARSATYLNFCGFTNSDIRAIIDNNRLKQGLYSPGSSIPILSIEEGLRIKPDLLFILAWNFKDEIIADCQLNGYKRDYLIPFPKKPYLLKVN; this is encoded by the coding sequence ATGGCTCTAGATAAAGAATACAAGCGGATTAAGAATTGTAGGATTTGCGGGTCTAAAGATATTGTTCCTTTGCTTTTTTTGGGTAATCAACCCTTGGCTAATTCATTTAAAAAAAGGATTAGCGATTTAGAAAGGAGATATCCTTTAACATTAGTTTTTTGTCCAAACTGTTCATTGGTTCAATTAAAAGAAACACTGAAGAAGGAAATTTTGTTTAATAATTATGTTTGGGTTACCGGAATATCTGAAACAACCCAAAAGTACGCAGAAACTTTTTATAAAAGAACAATTGGGTTAACAAAAGCTAAACCAGAGGAGCTAATTGTAGAGATTGCCTCTAACGATGGCACTTTTCTTAAGCCTTTTGTAAAAGGAGGATATAGGGTATTAGGGATTGAGCCCGCAAAAAATATTGCCGGGTTATCTAAAAAGTCCGGGATAGAAACACTAAATAGATATTGGGATCATAAGATGGCGGGTCAAATAAAATCTAATTACGGCGAAGCAAAAGTAGTTATTGCCAGGAATGTTATTCCGCATGTCAGCGACCTTACTGATGTGATTCGCAGTATCCACAGATGTCTGGCAAAAGACGGGATAGGCATTATTGAGTTTCATTACGCTGGAAAAATCCTGCAGGATTTACATTACGATTCAATATACCATGAACACCTGTGTTATTTTTCAATTAAGACTATGGAGTATTTACTTAATAAATTCAATTTATTTCCGTTTCGTATTGACCTCAGTCCTATCAGCGGCGGTTCCTATGTGATGTATTTCTCAAAGAATAAGCGGAAAAAGAGTTTAAGATATAATCAGTTGGTGGATAAAGAAAAGAGACTATCGGTAAATAAATTAAAATCTTGGCAAAACTTTGCAGACAAATGCAAAAAGCACAGAAAAGAATCGAGGAAGATAATAAAAGCATTTCGCGGTAAAGCAATAGTAGGTTTCGGGGCTTCGGCGAGAAGCGCTACTTATTTAAACTTTTGCGGTTTTACAAATTCTGATATTCGAGCAATAATTGATAACAATAGATTAAAACAAGGGCTTTATTCCCCCGGTTCTTCAATCCCGATACTGTCAATAGAGGAGGGGCTTAGAATCAAACCCGATCTGCTATTTATATTAGCCTGGAATTTTAAAGATGAAATAATTGCAGATTGCCAGCTAAATGGATATAAGAGGGATTATTTGATCCCTTTTCCCAAAAAGCCATATTTATTAAAAGTTAATTAA
- a CDS encoding GHMP kinase, which yields MIISRTPLRMSFVGGGSDFKEYYQQNSGAVVSTAINKYIYITVNKKFDDGIRVGYSKIEYVDNIDKIEHNLVREALRLVGITKGIDIVYMSDMLPAHEGSGLGASSSLTVGTLNALHAYKGEHVSAETLAREACEIEIDVLGHPIGKQDQYAAAYGGFNHIQFNTDQSVFIDPIIFKNETKVELNKNLLLFYTAINSRSDSVLTEQKRNIKNNSHILREMVGLSKELRAALESNRLSEFGNILNKGWGLKKKLASNITNPLINSYYEEAIDAGAEGGKILGSGGGGFLLFYCEEDKQDNVRKALSNLKEVSFAFEPQGSKIIYVND from the coding sequence ATGATTATTTCTAGAACGCCATTAAGAATGAGTTTTGTGGGAGGCGGCTCCGACTTCAAGGAATATTATCAGCAGAATTCCGGTGCCGTAGTGAGTACGGCCATAAATAAGTATATATACATAACAGTAAATAAAAAATTTGATGATGGTATTCGAGTCGGTTATTCAAAAATTGAGTACGTCGATAATATAGACAAAATTGAGCATAACCTTGTGAGGGAGGCCTTACGATTGGTCGGAATTACCAAGGGTATAGATATTGTTTATATGTCCGATATGTTACCTGCTCACGAGGGGTCAGGTTTAGGGGCATCGAGTAGCCTGACTGTTGGGACCTTGAATGCACTTCACGCTTACAAGGGAGAGCATGTATCTGCTGAGACGTTAGCTAGGGAGGCGTGCGAGATTGAAATAGATGTTCTCGGCCATCCCATTGGAAAACAGGACCAGTATGCTGCTGCCTATGGCGGTTTTAATCATATACAATTTAATACTGATCAAAGCGTATTTATAGATCCGATTATTTTCAAAAATGAGACAAAAGTGGAGCTCAATAAAAACTTACTTTTATTCTATACAGCTATTAATAGCCGGTCGGATAGCGTATTAACAGAGCAGAAAAGAAATATTAAGAATAATTCCCATATCCTAAGGGAAATGGTGGGGTTGTCTAAGGAACTACGAGCGGCATTGGAGAGTAATCGCCTTTCGGAATTCGGAAATATTTTAAATAAGGGATGGGGGCTTAAAAAAAAGTTAGCAAGCAATATTACAAATCCTTTAATAAATTCTTATTATGAAGAAGCGATAGATGCTGGAGCCGAGGGTGGAAAAATTCTGGGTTCTGGTGGGGGCGGCTTCTTATTATTTTATTGCGAAGAAGATAAGCAGGATAACGTCCGAAAGGCTTTATCAAATTTAAAAGAAGTCTCTTTTGCATTTGAACCGCAAGGGAGTAAGATAATTTATGTTAATGATTAA
- a CDS encoding formyltransferase family protein has protein sequence MYDKDSKMKKTAKKLLIFSGLNRRYKYIVNKLLDKYPNSSLIIQEITKGDYIGKYDDDNNKLDKEAIELINKHLKTRDEVESEYYKEDVFHLDNCNDVLYVNSETLSSDKTVRFINKVWPSVTFSFGIGMIGKKVLDALTDCIAINLHLGLSPYYRSSDTLLWPLYLQNPNHIGITLHQIDQQVDHGAIYHQQKTVFAKGDSIHDIFCKTVIQAAQPALKLIDSLIRNIPLKPYISPITGKLFLRGEFTPAHLKIIYQLINKGMLDRYLEGKLLSKELKLYSCFNR, from the coding sequence GTGTATGATAAAGATTCTAAAATGAAAAAAACAGCTAAAAAATTACTAATATTTTCAGGTCTCAACAGGAGATATAAGTATATTGTGAATAAGCTTTTGGATAAATATCCAAATTCTAGTTTAATTATACAAGAAATTACCAAGGGGGATTATATTGGAAAGTATGACGATGATAATAATAAATTGGATAAAGAGGCAATCGAACTAATAAATAAGCATTTGAAAACAAGAGATGAAGTGGAGTCAGAATATTATAAAGAAGACGTGTTCCATTTAGATAACTGTAATGACGTTTTATATGTTAATTCAGAAACATTAAGCTCTGACAAAACAGTAAGATTTATAAATAAAGTTTGGCCTTCCGTAACCTTTTCTTTTGGGATTGGGATGATAGGAAAAAAGGTATTGGATGCTTTAACAGATTGTATAGCTATTAATTTACATCTAGGTCTATCCCCTTACTACAGAAGTTCAGATACCCTCCTTTGGCCCCTCTATTTACAAAATCCCAACCATATAGGGATAACTTTACACCAGATAGACCAGCAAGTAGATCATGGCGCTATTTATCATCAACAAAAAACAGTCTTTGCGAAAGGGGATTCCATACATGATATATTTTGTAAAACAGTTATCCAAGCTGCCCAGCCTGCATTGAAATTGATTGATTCACTAATAAGAAATATTCCATTAAAGCCGTATATTTCACCAATAACAGGAAAATTATTTCTACGTGGTGAATTTACCCCCGCGCATTTAAAAATTATATATCAATTGATTAATAAAGGTATGCTCGATAGGTATTTAGAAGGAAAACTTTTATCTAAGGAACTTAAATTATATAGCTGTTTCAATAGGTAA